TCGTACAGCGTTTCGTCGTCGATGTCGGCGTCCGAATACTGGTGGACGGACCGACGGGTGCGGATGACGTCGTCGAACTCCATCGGCGAACGAAAGGACCGAACGGACAAGAACCGGCGGAAGTCGGCCGAACTCGCCGGCTGTGAGCCGGTAGCGCGTCTCACGGACGGGACGCTATCGGACCACGGTCACCGGCACCGGCGACCGGCGGACGACGCCTTCCGCGACGCTTCCGAGCAGGATGCGGGAGACGCCCTCCCGCCCGTGGCTCCCGAGGACGACGTGATCGAACGGGCCCTCGCTCGCGACGTCGACGACGACGCGGGCGGGACTCCCCACCTCGATACGGGTCTCGACGGGGCGGCCGACGAGTTCCCGCGCCTCGTCGAGGCAGCCACGGGCCGTCTCGCGGGCGTTTTCGTACCACGTCTCCGAACTGCCGGGGAGGGCGCGTTGAGCGACCCCCGCCGTGACCGGATCGATGACGTACAACAGGGTGAACGTCGCGTCCGGCCACTCCTCGGTGGCGAAGGCGAGCGCCGCCTCGGATTGGGGCGTGCCGTCGAACGGAACGAGGACCTGTGATGGCATACCACAGCGTACGCGGACCGGATACAAAAAGCGTCGCCGACACCCCCGATCCAGTTCGGGGTGGGGGTTACGTGCGGTGGTCGCGTAGCCATCACCCATGGAACGCACGACGCTCGCCGACCTGGAGGACCGCCCCCACGCCGAGGTGTTCGAGACGCGTCGCCCGCGGACGGTCCGGCTCTCGCTCGACGCCGACGAACGCGTCCCCCGGCACACCCACGAGGGGACGAACGTCGTCCTCCACCTGCTGTCTGGACGGCTGGAACTGACGCTCGACGACGAGACACACACTCTCGACGCCGGCGACCTGATCCGCTTCAGCGGCGAGCGGGAGGTGTCGCCGTACGCCGTCGAGCCGAGCACGGCCGTCGTCGTCTTCGCTCCGGTCGAGTCGTAAGTCGCCGGCATCCGGCGATGCCGTTCGGCTTCGAGTCTCCGTACGACCCCGGCCGACACGCGGAGGCCTTTTTACCTACCGACGCTTACCTCACGTCATGGACTCGGCGGTACTACTCGATCTCCTCGGCAACGAGAACCGCCGGCGGATCCTGCGACTCCTCGCTCGAAAACCCTGCTACGTCACCGAGATCAGCGAGTATCTCGGCGTGAGTCCGAAGGCGGTGATCGACCACCTCCGGAAACTCGAAGAGGCCGGCCTCGTCGAGAGTCACACCGACGACCAGCGGCGGAAGTACTTCCACATCTCGCGGAACCTCCGGCTGGAGGTGAGCGTCTCGCCGTACGGCTTCGGCACCAAGAGCGCCTATCCGGCCAGCCCCAGCCTCGATATGAACGGGCAGTGTCGACACGTCTCGCTCGACGCTCCGGGCGAGACCGACGACGACGTGGAGGACCTCGCGGTGGCGTTCGACCAGTTACAGGCCCTGGAGAACGAACTCTCCCTCGCCCAGCGGTGGGTGTACGGCCGGATCACGGAGGTGATGGACCGGCTGAACGACCACCTCGGCGTCGACGCCGACAGTCGGTTCCACGCCGAGGTGCTCGCGGCGGTGGCGACGGGGTCGAAGACGACGGCGGAAATCGTCGCGGCCGTCGACGCCCCGACCGACGCGGTCCGGGGGGCGCTGAACACGCTCGCGGACCGGGGACTGGTCAGCCAGCAGGGCGACGAGTGGCGGATCGCCTGAACTAGAGCTCTTTCGTCAGGCCGGCCCGCAGATCACGCCCGAAGTAGTGACCGACCAGCGCCGCGAGGAGACCGGCGGTCGTCCCGACACCGGCAATTTGGAGGCCGTAGTCGGCGACGACGGGGAAGAGTACGGAGTTGAGCGTCCCGAGGACGAACCCGAGACCGGCAGCGAGGGCGCCGGCGAGGCCGGCCTCGACGTATCGCCGCCCCGAAACGAGGAAGGCGAGGGCGAAGGCGGCGAGGGCGATGCCGAGAAACCGGCCGAGGTAGCCGACGACGGGGACGGCGCCGCCGGTGACGAGACCGACGACCGAGAGGACGAGAGCGAGGAGGAAGGTCCGGGGAGAGAACAGGCGGCGGAACCGGCGGCCGAGGCCGAACCGACCGCCGCCGGCGTCGTCCGCGTCGGCGTTCGCCTCGTCGCTCGTCAGATCGGGGCGTCGCATACCCCGACTCGGGGAGCGACGGGCAAGTGGCTTGCGCCCGCCCGCAA
This window of the Haloplanus rubicundus genome carries:
- a CDS encoding universal stress protein, with the protein product MPSQVLVPFDGTPQSEAALAFATEEWPDATFTLLYVIDPVTAGVAQRALPGSSETWYENARETARGCLDEARELVGRPVETRIEVGSPARVVVDVASEGPFDHVVLGSHGREGVSRILLGSVAEGVVRRSPVPVTVVR
- a CDS encoding cupin domain-containing protein; its protein translation is MERTTLADLEDRPHAEVFETRRPRTVRLSLDADERVPRHTHEGTNVVLHLLSGRLELTLDDETHTLDAGDLIRFSGEREVSPYAVEPSTAVVVFAPVES
- a CDS encoding ArsR family transcriptional regulator; its protein translation is MDSAVLLDLLGNENRRRILRLLARKPCYVTEISEYLGVSPKAVIDHLRKLEEAGLVESHTDDQRRKYFHISRNLRLEVSVSPYGFGTKSAYPASPSLDMNGQCRHVSLDAPGETDDDVEDLAVAFDQLQALENELSLAQRWVYGRITEVMDRLNDHLGVDADSRFHAEVLAAVATGSKTTAEIVAAVDAPTDAVRGALNTLADRGLVSQQGDEWRIA